One genomic segment of Impatiens glandulifera chromosome 6, dImpGla2.1, whole genome shotgun sequence includes these proteins:
- the LOC124944124 gene encoding E3 ubiquitin-protein ligase RSL1-like: MGLKGKDDSEKSKHCEICLFDFQKCKIFKIDGCPHYYCFSCIRRHVKKKLLDGIIPICPHENCESELNLEECDVFFPEKLSVILTQRLLKEAIVPVDKRVYCPYSKCLLLTSTSEVWVENEEERIMRCVHCHKAFCINCYVPKGDIRTRRNHDPFLKEPKLHVICSCTRELMEADNDENDHEVKDAENEYKDIEKLIIEYDLSDDDGEEEVDGNGLR; encoded by the exons ATGGGTCTAAAGGGAAAGGATGATTCTGAGAAAAGTAAACATTGTGAGATCTGTTTGTTCGATTTCCAGAAGTGTAAGATTTTCAAGATTGATGGCTGCCCACACTACTACTGCTTTTCATGTATCAGGAGACATGTGAAAAAGAAACTACTAGATGGGATTATCCCAATATGCCCACATGAAAATTGTGAATCTGAATTGAATCTCGAAGAATGTGATGTATTCTTTCCTGAAAAGTTAAGTGTGATCCTGACCCAACGTCTGTTGAAGGAAGCTATAGTTCCTGTAGACAAACGAGTTTATTGCCCGTATTCAAAGTGCTTGTTGTTGACGTCTACATCGGAGGTTTGGGtagagaatgaagaagaaagaatcaTGCGATGCGTTCATTGTCATAAAGCTTTCTGCATTAACTGCTATGTTCCTAAGGGCGATATTAGAACTCGAAGAAATCATGATCCTTTTCTAAAGGAACCTAAACTCCATGTCATTTGTAG TTGCACTCGTGAATTAATGGAAGCTGATAATGATGAAAATGATCACGAGGTTAAAGATGctgaaaatgaatataaagataTAGAGAAGTTAATCATTGAGTATGACTTGTCAGATGATGATGGTGAAGAGGAAGTGGATGGAAATGGATTGAGATGA
- the LOC124943745 gene encoding E3 ubiquitin-protein ligase RSL1-like: protein MDDSHINNPPESIQTDETCSICLEDKPNNQFFKIDECSHRYCVFCMEQHARTKLRKGIIPKCPHENCDTKLKIESCQVFLSPNLVELMRLLIKKHTIPKLDRVYCPFPDCVEVMSISECLENMGQGYWFRFGSNSELEYQEAEEFEVEAIEYNEEFSENEMEYSDDTD from the exons ATGGATGATTCTCATATCAATAACCCTCCTGAATCAATCCAGACCGATGAGACTTGTTCAATCTGTTTGGAAGACAAGCCGAATAATCAATTTTTCAAGATTGACGAATGCTCGCACCGATATTGTGTTTTTTGTATGGAGCAACATGCAAGAACTAAGTTACGAAAAGGGATTATACCAAAATGTCCTCATGAAAATTGCGACACAAAACTGAAAATCGAAAGCTGCCAAGTATTCTTATCTCCTAATTTGGTGGAGTTAATGCGCCTATTGATAAAGAAACATACAATTCCAAAACTTGATCGAGTTTATTGCCCTTTCCCCGATTGCGTAGAGGTGATGTCAATATCGGAGTGTTTGGAgaat ATGGGACAGGGATATTGGTTTAGATTCGGATCAAATTCAGAATTAGAATATCAAGAGGCAGAGGAGTTCGAAGTGGAAGCGATAGAGTATAATGAAGAGTTTTCTGAAAATGAAATGGAGTACTCCGACGATACAGATTGA
- the LOC124943746 gene encoding E3 ubiquitin-protein ligase RSL1-like translates to MDDSHINNPPHESIQTDETCSICLEDKPNNQFFKIDECSHRYCLFCMENHANVKLEKGIIPRCPHENCDIKLKIESCRVFLSPNMVEIMRLVIKEHTIPKLDRVYCPFPDCVEMGQGYWFRFGSNSELEYQEAEEVEVEVEVEVEVEVEVEEYHEEFYEDESVFYYTD, encoded by the exons ATGGATGATTCTCATATCAATAACCCTCCTCATGAATCAATCCAGACCGATGAGACTTGTTCAATCTGTTTGGAAGACAAACCGAATAATCAATTTTTCAAGATTGACGAATGCTCGCACAGatattgtttattttgtatGGAGAACCATGCAAATGTTAAGCTAGAAAAAGGGATTATACCAAGATGTCCTCACGAAAATTGCGACATAAAACTGAAAATTGAAAGCTGCCGagtattcttgtctcctaatATGGTGGAAATAATGCGCCTAGTGATAAAGGAACATACAATTCCAAAACTTGATCGAGTTTATTGCCCTTTCCCCGATTGCGTAGAG ATGGGGCAGGGATATTGGTTTAGATTCGGATCGAATTCAGAATTAGAATATCAAGAGGCAGAGGAAGTGGAAGTGGAAGTGGAAGTGGAAGTGGAAGTGGAAGTGGAAGTGGAAGAGTACCATGAAGAGTTTTACGAGGATGAGAGTGTGTTTTACTATACAGATTGA